A single Nicotiana tabacum cultivar K326 chromosome 5, ASM71507v2, whole genome shotgun sequence DNA region contains:
- the LOC107811239 gene encoding LL-diaminopimelate aminotransferase, chloroplastic — translation MAHIQQSLSTSISSSTSTLMDQHKLRLRSQNVSLPGKTGGIVRCVATPSTETSSKTKVSRNENLAKLQAGYLFPEIARRRSAHMLKHPDAQIISLGIGDTTEPIPEFISSAMAQRAHDLSTLKGYSGYGAEQGEKQLRASIASTFYANVGIEEDEIFVSDGAKSDISRLQVLFGSNVTMAVQDPSYPAYVDSSVIMGQTGQFQKDVEKYGSIAYMRCTPENGFFPDLSSVPRTDIIFFCSPNNPTGAAASREQLTKLVHFAKNNGSILVYDSAYAMYICDDSPKSIFEIPGAKEVAIEVSSFSKYAGFTGVRLGWTAIPKALLYSDGFPVAKDFNRIVCTSFNGASNIAQAGGLACLSPDGFKAMKNVVSFYKENTEIIMETFKSLGYKVYGGKNAPYVWVHFPGRSSWEVFSEILEKTHVVTTPGSGFGPGGEGFVRVSAFGHRDNVVEACRRFKELYK, via the exons ATGGCACATATTCAGCAAAGTCTTTCCACTTCAATCTCTTCATCAACTTCTACTTTAATGGATCAGCACAAACTCCGTCTCAG GAGCCAGAATGTGTCATTGCCAGGCAAAACCGGTGGTATTGTCAGATGTGTTGCAACACCCTCTACGGAGACTT CTTCCAAAACAAAGGTCTCTCGCAATGAGAACTTGGCTAAACTTCAAGCTGGTTACCTTTTTCCTGAG ATCGCAAGAAGGAGATCTGCACACATGTTGAAACACCCTGATGCTCAAATTATAAGCCTTGGAATTGGTGACACTACTGAGCCCATTCCTGAATTCATAAGTTCTGCCATGGCACAG AGAGCACATGACCTGTCAACATTAAAGGGTTACAGTGGTTATGGTGCTGAGCAAGGAGAAAAA CAACTTAGAGCCTCCATTGCTTCTACCTTTTATGCAAATGTTGGAATAGAGGAAGATGAGATCTTCGTCTCTGATGGTGCCAAAAGTGATATATCTCGGCTTCAG GTTCTTTTTGGGTCTAATGTCACTATGGCTGTGCAAGACCCATCGTATCCG GCTTATGTGGATTCAAGTGTTATTATGGGCCAAACTGGTCAGTTTCAGAAGGATGTGGAGAAGTATGGGAGTATTGCATACATGAGATGTACTCCAGAAAACGGGTTCTTTCCTGATTTATCCAGTGTTCCTCGGACAGATATTATATTTTTCTGTTCGCCTAATAATCCAACTGGTGCTGCGGCATCAAGGGAGCAGCTGACTAAATTGGTGCATTTTGCTAAAAACAATGGCTCAATCCTTGTTTATGATTCTGCATATGCAATGTATATATGTGATGACAGTCCAAAGTCCATCTTTGAGATTCCTGGAGCCAAAGAG GTTGCCATTGAGGTTTCATCGTTTTCGAAGTATGCTGGGTTCACTGGAGTTCGTTTAGGGTGGACTGCAATTCCCAAAGCACTCCTATATTCTGATGGATTTCCTGTAGCAAAAGACTTCAATCGCATTGTTTGTACAAGCTTCAATGGTGCATCCAATATCGCTCAAGCTGGCGGTCTGGCTTGCCTTTCACCTGATGGTTTCAAG GCCATGAAGAACGTGGTTAGTTTCTATAAAGAAAACACAGAAATCATAATGGAGACATTTAAGTCGCTAGGTTACAAGGTGTATGGAGGTAAAAATGCACCCTACGTGTGGGTTCACTTCCCTGGACGAAGCTCATGGGAGGTTTTCAGCGAGATACTTGAGAAGACTCATGTCGTTACCACACCAGGCAGTGGTTTTGGTCCTGGTGGTGAAGGTTTTGTCAGAGTAAGTGCATTTGGGCACAGGGATAACGTCGTAGAAGCTTGCAGAAGATTCAAGGAATTGTACAAGTGA